The window GCCGCCGGCGCTGGTGGCGCCGAGGACGAGGCATCCCAGCCGCTCGCGATGCCGCAGAGCGAACTGCTGCGCTATCATCCCGCCAAGCGAAAGACCAAAGAGGTGCACGCGACCGATGCCGGCCGCGTCGAGCACTGCGGCAACGTCGTCTGCCATGGCGCCGATCGAGTAGGGCCCAAGCGGAGCGCTGCTCGCGCCCGCGCCGCGACTATCCAGCGTCAGAACACGGTAACTGCTTGCAAAGCGTCCCGGTAGGGTCAGCCAGTAACGACTCGACCATGCCAAGCCGCGCACTAGAACGAGCACCGGGGCGGCTTCCGAGCCCCGCAGGTCGTAGTAGATCTCCCCGGCGTTGGTGCGTGCCCATGGCACAGTGCTAAGGGTACCCTAACGCTGTGCGGATCACCTTGCTCCGGAGACTCCGACTCCTGACTCGGCCCCACGTAACGCTCTCAGCCGCAGGAACGACCTCTAGCAGTGCCTGCGCGACCTGCCATGAGACCAGCGATTGAGCACAAGAG of the Pseudomonadota bacterium genome contains:
- a CDS encoding alpha/beta hydrolase — encoded protein: MPWARTNAGEIYYDLRGSEAAPVLVLVRGLAWSSRYWLTLPGRFASSYRVLTLDSRGAGASSAPLGPYSIGAMADDVAAVLDAAGIGRVHLFGLSLGGMIAQQFALRHRERLGCLVLGATSAGG